The DNA segment GAGGGTGGCGACGTCGTCGGGATCGATGGCGGGGAACATCGCGATGCGGAGCTGGTTGCGTCCGAGCTTGCGGTAGGGCTCGGTGTCGACGATGCCGTTGCGGCGCAGTTCGGCGGCGACGGCGGCCGCGTCGACCGTGTCGGCGAAGTCGATCGTGCCGACGACGGCGGAGCGGTGCAGCGGGTTGGTGACGAACGGCTCGGCGTACGCCGTCTTGTCCGCCCAGGTGTAGAGCCGGCGCGCGGAGTCCGCGCTGCGCCCGACCGCCCAGTCGAGCCCGCCGTTGCCGTTCATCCAGTCGAGCTGGTCGGCGAGCAGCCACAGCGTGGCCACCGCCGGCGTGTTGTAGGTCTGGTCCTTGAGCGAGTTGTCGATCGCGGTCGGCAGGTCGTAGAACGGCGGGACCCAGCGTGATCCGGCCGCGATCTCGCCCACCCGGGCCAGCGCGGCGGGGGAGAACAGCGCCAGCCACAGCCCGCCGTCGGACGCGAAGCACTTCTGCGGGGCGAAGAAGTAGACGTCGGCGTCGACGATCGACACCGGCAATCCGCCCGCCCCGGAGGTCGCATCGATGAGCACCAGCGAATCCGGGTCGGCGCCTTCGACCCGGCGTACCGGCGCCATCACGCCGGTGGAGGTCTCGTTGTGCGGCCACGCGTAGGCGTCGACACCGGCTTCGGCGACCGGCTCGGGTCGCGAGCCGGGCTCGGCGGTCAGCACGGTCGGGTCGCCGAGGAACGGCGCACCCTTGGTGACGGAGGCGAACTTCGACGAGAACTCGCCGAAGGACAGGTGCTGGATCCGGTCGCGCACCAGCCCGAAGGCGGCGATGTCCCAGAACGCGGTCGCCCCGCCGAGTCCGAGGACGACCTCGTAGCCGTCGGGCAG comes from the Mycobacteriales bacterium genome and includes:
- the serC gene encoding phosphoserine transaminase — its product is MTNTDRALLIPDHLKPTDGRFGSGPSKVRPEALAALARDGATTMGTSHRQKPVKDLVRRVRSGLRELFDLPDGYEVVLGLGGATAFWDIAAFGLVRDRIQHLSFGEFSSKFASVTKGAPFLGDPTVLTAEPGSRPEPVAEAGVDAYAWPHNETSTGVMAPVRRVEGADPDSLVLIDATSGAGGLPVSIVDADVYFFAPQKCFASDGGLWLALFSPAALARVGEIAAGSRWVPPFYDLPTAIDNSLKDQTYNTPAVATLWLLADQLDWMNGNGGLDWAVGRSADSARRLYTWADKTAYAEPFVTNPLHRSAVVGTIDFADTVDAAAVAAELRRNGIVDTEPYRKLGRNQLRIAMFPAIDPDDVATLTHAIDYLAEALR